Genomic window (Rhododendron vialii isolate Sample 1 chromosome 4a, ASM3025357v1):
TAGAACAAAATTCTCCGATCAAACTTTCTGTTGTAAGTTTTAAGAAAAGAACCAATCAAACATCTCCATACCTTGACAGCTTGTCTTCTGGTGACGTAATTGGTAGATTCCAACAGCTTTGAGTTAAATTCAGCAAAAAACTAAACCAAAGAGTATAGTATCAGAACATAGCACATTACTACCAGTCAGAAAGCACCGGTAAAAAACTTTAAAACAGTTGCTAGCAATGAAGCTTGGAAATCTTATAAAAAGCCAAAAGCAACATATCCAAGTGACAAATTCTTTGTGAATACCCCTGAAAAACATACATCTGCAATGCCTAAAGTTAAGTCCAGGAGTAATGATCTCCAAGTGCACAAGAAGGTATTGACAAGATAGCACGCATAACTTAAATGCAACGATTTTATCAATTGAAGTATCAGATAATATACGAATAACGCATTGGTATGTCACTGTCAGGAAGGTTGCAGCTGGAACTCTTTTCTCCAAAAATCAGAAGGAAGAAGACAATGATAAGCACAAAAGTCAACAAAGAAGAGGATATCTAAAATGGAGTCTACTGCACATCTTTGATCATGCCATCAGTCTTTGGCTGTATCAGATTCATGTGCATGGTTTAAACTTCATCAAAGATACAATACCAATACAACAATTCCAAGATTCAAATCTTCCAAGTTGATTTCTCATTATTTCTTGTGTCTCTTCTAGCTTATGCTGTTAAACTGATCCAACTCCATTATACAGATGTTTTACCATGAAGGGCTTCCAAAGAGGGGTACATGAATAGCAGAAACACAAAGGGAGCTATATTATATTTCGTTTTTCCATGTATTGACTTTATACGTCTACTTGTATCAATGCTTAGCAAGAAAATAAATCCAATTAAAATTTATTCCCATGATTATAAATGAGCATGCCAAGATACAGCCAAATAATCATGACAGCAAAACTGTCACATCAAAGTTAGTTTCTTGATGACATCCAGCTAATGGGTATTCAAGAGAAATAGATCAGATCTCGTAGTATATGAAAATAGTAAGAAGTAAGACGCAAATATTATTACAAGGTCAGTAGCAATACAAAATGACAGTGGCACAAAGAAATGATCCATGTATGGAAATTCAGGATTATCATTACAATCTCCCAATCCAAACATAATATAACATTTAATCATGTGAATTTTCACACATTAGTAAATGCAAATACTATTAAGAGCAGAATATCATTCAAGGTCACTGGTAAATAGTAATTCAAAATGATTGTGAAACTAACAAACTATCCAAATATGGAACATCTTGTTATCGTAACAATGCCCCAcaccaaataaaaacaaatcgTTTTAACCATGATAATTTCTACACGTAGAACTGGAGATGACTAGATGAAACGTAAACCATACCCAATTataatttctagagagaaattCAGCAACAGTTGACTTATGTCTGGTCAAAAGCTCCTGCAAGAAATATCCGAAGTTTATCAGCATGCCTGCGGGTTTACTCGGATGTCTCTGACTTAAAGAATTGAATTTTCTTCAAACTCATGACTCATGAGGAATCTGGTTGTACAAACCAAAATCAATTGTCACCCCTTCTGAAATTATTTCATTTGAGATTATACGTTGTGAATAATATTTCAGATGTTGGACAACATCTTGATATCTAGAGATTTCAACCTCAGCTAGCGCTCTCTGTTTGGCGTACTAGTCTCTATTATCATTCTTACCCAACATTAATTTGGATACATACTGGATCCAGTGACATTAACCTAAGAAGCAAATTCTTTATATGGTATAAAGTCATAGACACCCCCAAAACACCGCCCTTTGGGCAGTAGTTTGTGGCAgttcatagagagagagagagcgagagagagggagagagagagagcagaaatAATCACCTTAAAGGTTGCTATAGCATCTGCAGCGACATCGAAATTCAGAAGTTGTATGTAATCAAAAAACTTCTTCATGcattttgaatttaaaacataCCTGAGTAGCAGACCAAGCAAATTAAAAACATCCATAGCTTAGTGATCGGAAGGAGAAACAAGACTACAAACTAAGGCACCaaggaaattgactagaaatgcTGCTTCCCCATTTCGTCAGTAAATCCTCATTGAATGTCCTATGTGACTAACTCATGAACAAATATACAGCAGAATGGGTAAATTGTAATTCTATTGATCAGAAAGATCGAGAATTGTATCATAAAGCAAAAGACATGCCCACAACATGCAGAACTTTGACCCATGATTTTAGAAGCAATGCATTCCTATGAAAATTTAGTCATCAACCCTCCACAAATCACTCCAATCTGAATTTCAGAGCATTCGATCTTGACTCTGCTCGACATCCGTCGATGATCCTATTGGAGCTCAGTTGAGCCTCAAGGCTAGACTTCAGACTGAGATAAAGGCAACTTGGTCTATTCATGAGctgctcgagcttggctcaagCCCCATTTGCTCATGGTTAATTCGGTTCTTTATAGCAACTACAAccaaccaaaccgagccttcaGCCCCAATCAAtcggggtcggctacatgaatcagtTCGTAGCAACTATAATGCTACCATATCTCCACAAATCGATATTAAGAATATGCCAAGCCAATACATTCTCGTATTGTGCAAAGGAATCTAGAGATCACTCTGGACTAGGCAATAAATCTTTATTTTATCTCCTGCGTGCacgcatgagagagagagagagagagagagagagagagagagagagagagagagagagagagaaactgataaaggaaaatACATTTTTAAGAAATGAATTCAACATTCAAACAACTATCAATGTGTTAGCCAACTGGGGATTGCATTAGGTCAAGGCTTACCACAAGCAAGATACCTCCTCCCCATGCTATGACCTCCCAAAGTAACTTAAAAATATACAACTACCAACCAAAAATAAACGGAACAGGTACTACTGTACTGCACAGATTCTCTTCATGAATCATATGAAGCACTGCCTCAAGAGTATTTAACAATGAGCAGCTAAAAGAGTATTTTATTGAAACAGCTAAAAAAGAGAGTATTTTCTTCtcagagaaaatgaaaaatagggAAAAGGGAACAAAAGCAAATACCAAATCAATTATCAATGACCTGCTTTCAAACTGTTTTACCTTGCCACACTTTGATGACGTATACACTCCCTCAACATTGTACCATAATGTAAAGCAACTCCTTGATCCTCGTACCTAAACAAACATTAGAGTAACTGCAAGCATCGAATTTACatgtaataaaataaaagagacaTGAACATGAGTTGCTAAAACCACAAAACAACTACACTGGAAGAAGGCTTAAACCAGAGATAATAAGAAGGCAAAGTTCATGCCAAAACATGCCCAGGGTTACAGGTAACAAGTGTGGGTTTGGAATTCAGTCAGAACCAACTGACCGATGCCTAATTGATCATTAACTCTTTATGCTTATCGCATATGAAGTGTATCACCAAACCGTTTGAAGCTTATCACCTATGAAGTGTATCACCAAACCGTTTGAAGCTTATCGCATATGAAGTGTATCACCAAACCGCTCAACGTTTCAAATCTTTACAATTGTGCCATCTTCTTCCTAACACAATTTGGATGGTGTCGTGTATTTATGCACCCTTGCCCCTAAAGGGCAGGAGTTGACTCTAGGAACCTCTATAACTCCAAGGCACCACACCAAATGGACAATAATTGGCCTAGATATGAGAAGCATGTAAATAGCAGAAACATTGACCAGAACATTGCAAAACTTGAGAGAAATGCTTACCCGGATATCAAATGATCCATGAGGTCTAGGTTATCTTCCAAGTAATCAGAAGCAATCAATCGCGATCGAACTCGTTGCCTCTGCAAATTTGCAACCACTTGGGTAGCATCCTTACGGCCCTGTGAGTTATTGAATTCCGTAAATAAATAACAGCAAGGAAAGAAGATTAAGCAAAAACTTAAGAGTGATTGATGGGATTATTTTCATTAATTacgaaagaaaatagaaaataagtgAGTGGATGATTTCCATACTGACCTCCAAGTCCAATTTGGGAAGACAAATAATGAGTAGACGAAAAGTGTTCTCACTAAAGAACTCTTGGGTTAGTTGTGCACAAGCTTCGGCAGCAGGCTCGGATTCATTATTTCCATAAAGAATTGTCTTCAACTCCCGAATGAGTTTATTTAATTCCACCATCTGATTGAGACACAGGGTCAGCACAAAGGAAGCACATTTCaatcttgttaaaaaaaaaaaaaatagatacaAGTCGGTGAAGGATCATCATCTGTGCCCCAAAATAGCCCGGCAATATCCTTCAATGATCACGTTTCACAACATGTTTCCAATGATCATAACAAAAGATAGTTCCAAAACAGAACACAGCACAACGCATGCAAAACGAATTAATGAATCTAGTCTTACAAAGTAACAATAACTGCTTCCTTAAATCAGGCCCTCAAAATGATCTCACCACCATTTATTAGCAGTATAAATCTCATGAACAAAATAACTTCAATGCTGACATTTACGAACCCTATTGATTAAGCGGGGTCAATGAATAACCATAGTTTATAATGCAGATAACTTCATAAACTTAAGGATGTAAAAAAATATGTCAAACAACAACCTCCAGAACCATAGGAGTTCATCATGATAAGCTATGTGGGTCACTACAATATCGCCTTTTTTTGGATCTGTTCTTTTTTCAGGTGCAACGGGACACAATACAATTCCTCTATTTCAAGATTTAGCGCCAAACCACCAGCTTGAAGCTTAAAATCAAAACTTTAAATTCGGGAAACATAGAAAGTCAAATTGCATTCCATAACCGAAAGAGCTTGGAAAGTCCGAAGGCTAATCCGGCAACTGCCTCCCTAAAGCATTCTGGCTTCACATTCTTATGCAATCTTTGCTCTCACGAATTTCACTAGTTTGGGATGTTTTCAGACGACGCTATATCATTCACGCTTGTGCTTTCGCGGCACAGACCTATTATGTGACTAATCCCAAGATCCTAAACTCCATCAAAATGTAGAAATGAATAAAATCAACGGCACCATTTCAATCATTCACGACAGTAATGCAAGGATCACCTTCTCAGCCCTTCACTCTCGCTCTCAATCATCGCTCTGCGCTCCTGCTCTCAATTCTCACATTCACGGATCTTATTTGTTTGATTGCAATCATTCACGAAAATTATGCAATGATCACCTTCTCGGCCGTTTGCTatcgctctcaatcctcgctctgCACTCTCACCCTCAATTCAATTCTGCACTCACGAATCTTATTAGTTTGGGATGTATTTAGAAAACGCTTTCAAGAGGTGGACTGCACGTGCACGCGCATCATGTGACTTAGCCTAAAACCCATCAAGAAATCAAAACGAACAATATTAACGGGAGCATTTCAATCATTCACAACAATGCAAATGATCACCTTTTCCACATGCTTAatcccaccaccacctccacacTCGGAATTGGAATCAAGGTACAACAAAAGGAACCTCGCCATCCGAACGACGTCGGCCGGCGTGCGTGGCGTCGGCTTGAAGAGGCATTTCAACGGAGCACTCTTACGAAGCGCTCGAAGAAACGCCTTCTTCAAAGCCGGAGTCGGCTTCTGAGGGATTTTCTGAGACTTATCTATTTTGGCTATTATCAATTTCTCCAGCTCTTTCTTTCTCCCCTAGGGTTTCGTGGTAGAAAGAGAGGGGGATCGCCGGAGGGGTTTGAGACGAGGAAGAGGAAACGAGAGCTCAAACCCCTGGTTGGTTGTTTCCCGGGAAAATCGCGGGATCGACATCGCCATATATGTAtgatttgttcttcctttgAATAGGAGCGAGAAAAAGGCGGGGAAATTTTAGAAAGTccgaattggagagagagagaggaagagagaacaATAAGGCAACAATGGGTTTCTTTCGTGGAGCCTCAAGCTCCGGACTACTGAATGATTTCACTGGATCCGATTTCCTCTGTCCCGAAAATTTCTatccaaaatattttcgtctgctggattgtgattttttttttaacgccgGAAAATCCCTCGATACAGAGACACATGAGTTTTCGGCACAGAAATATCCTCCCTCCATTTCTCCGCATTTTATGGCGCCACTCATTTTAATGACTCCTaacttttttttacataatttcataatACTAGTGGATATTCGTGTCTAAAAACACATTTGAATGTAACATAGTCTCATATTAAATAAATTGTTCGTTCTACCCAACTAATGTACGCGCGCGATAGTTGTAATCACCACGAAGTATTAGTTACCAGTTTGATATATATGTTTCCCTATTTGATCATAAAAAACAATATTTATATAGAGATACATTGCCTACAAAATGAGGGTAAAAGAGTATCTTGTAAAAAAGGAATGGTCCGATGTCTACAAAGTTAACAGGAAGTGATCTAACGGTTGTAGGAGTTGGTCTCATTTATATGTCTAGACATTTTTAACAGAAActgttttgttttataatatagataaaTAAATGTGAATCCATAACTCAGTCAATTTGATGTAAAGTTACATTATTTTACGAATTTGCGCgcaaatattttatattttgtacAGTATTATAATgcaatttaaattttaaaaatgcatACGGTCATGCATATTAAATGATGGTGTGTATTAGTAGAAGTTAGAACATTTGCCCCGTTAAAATCATCGATCAGCAAACTAATTCGATCTAGGTTTTAAATACCGCATCTGCTAGAGTACCAATTTAGCTATCCGATACCGTTTcaaattattgttatttttccaCATCAAAGAACTTAGCATAACCAGCACTGTCCGGTATTAATTGTTATTGtaagtgaaaaataaatttaaaagtagtccggtaTTGACCAGTACCAACCGGGATTTCAATCGGAACGAAATTAGAGCTTTAGGGCACTGGATTTGGTCAATTCCTATCAGCCTTGCTAGAAGTACATACATTTTGCACATTTGCACATTTGCACGCATGAATAAGGCATGCATTTTTTCAAAGAGGAATGAAACAGCACAGATTAGTTTCTGAAGCCAGGTTTAATGGTTTATTAATCTAAATCTGTATCTCATACGCAGTACAGGGGAATGAAATaatcattaacaaaaaaaattcaggaaTGACAAAGGTGGTCTTCTCATATTACACAGGGAAAGGAAAGGAATGGACAACCTACAATGTCTGATGAAAAATACAATGACTGCTGCAGTCTAAGAGGGAGAAAAATCTCAATTAGCCGTGTAACACAGAGAAGAAGTTACCAAAATACATGAGAATGTAAAGCACCGAAGtggaaaaaataagaaccggAAACGATCAATTTGTCACCGTGTCCTGTATTCAAAATAGGGCAAGAGCTGCAATGAGAAAAGCCAGAAAAGAAGGGACGACGGATGAAACAACTTCAAGCTGCGCATTTGATTTGGTTGGTGGAGTAGCCTGATTACCGCTGTTGCCAGGAGGTGGGGCTAGAATGGCCACTGGCGGAAGAGGTGCCTCCACCACTTCCGATTCCGTCAGGAGAGGGTTTGGAGCTTCGGCCGGTGGCAATTCAGTGGGAGGGATGACTTGATAGAGACCATCTGGCTGAACAGGGCTCATGTAACTTGGGGTTTTACTGCCCAACCCTAAACAACGGTTTTCTGCCGCACAACAAAGGAAAAACGAAAAAGTTAATAACATAACCTAGTGGGAAAAGCTCAGCAGACAGAATCCATCAGACTAATATTTCTCCCACCAAAAGATAGGGCAAACCGAAACGAATGGGCTCTCTAAGCTGCAAAAATTACGTCTTTGAGCTAATATCCAGCAACATTTCTCTGGGAAATGAAAATTCTGTATTCATTATACACCTCGCAGATGTTCGTATGAGTTATACTCATATAAGCATCAAAGAAAGCGCATGATAGGTAGATATGAGGATTTAGTACCAGAAGACCACGGCAATGTACTTGGGTTAAAACTTGCCCAAATTCTTGTGCATCAACACCATTGGATTGATCACAAACATGGTTCGCAAAGCAGAGACTCCCATCAAACCTAGTCCATCTCGTCCTTTTTGTTAGTCCACTATTCCATTTTGGAGCATCCCATATTATATGACAACATGTCCACTTAGAAAAGTCGAGGGGGGAAAATTGGTATCATTTCCCTCTGCCCTTGCCTTCTAAAATTGAAGAAACAACTTCAAAGAATGAAATTAAATGCAATAGCCAAGGGCgcttttgaaaattgaaaattttaaagtgAAATTATTTGTCTCTTTAGAAAGATGGATTAACAAAATAGATCAACAAAAAGGGGTGGAATTAGGTTAACCCGCCTTAAAAGTTGGTAACATGGCACCATTCTGATTTAGTCATTTCACTAGAACCAACTGCTACTTTATTGCTGTAGAGGCCCACTTAGTGGGATATGAAGCTACCATCATATGATGAGAAAGAACTTGTGCACTTACTCTTGTATCTAGCAGCTGTCCCAGGAAATTCTGTGACGACACCGTCAATTCCGGCACCCATGACATATGAGTTGATTTCCACAGTTGCATCAGAGAAGAAGTCCCAGGCTTGAGATACAAACTCATTTCTGAAGATTTGTACAAACACTTGGAGCTGGAATGCCTGTAGCATCTGTACGACATTGGTCATGCCAGTGAGATATTCAGCATTGTCAGTGAAGACAGAGGATTTGCTAACCACCACAGCACTAGCAAATGTCTTTATCTCTGCAACGGATGAGTTATCGGCACCACCGATATTCTCATCGACCACGTAAATAAGCTCATAATTACTTTCCTTCTTCAACTTGGTCAGAACAGAGCTGTTAGTCGACTGAATCATAACTTTCTGAGTGCTGAAACTAGCATTTTGTAAGGTACCAAGAACCACATCAGTTACATCTAATCCCTGATATTCCGCTAGGTAGGCTGCATCCTATAAGACGGGGGAAAAGTACATAAGTAACATCTTCActggaaagaaacaaaaacatcaaacacGGTCCTAAATGAGAAGGATAAGTACTGCATAAAACATCAGACAAGTACTGCACAAACTACTTAcaacactttctttttcttttttta
Coding sequences:
- the LOC131322376 gene encoding putative MO25-like protein At5g47540; this encodes MARFLLLYLDSNSECGGGGGIKHVEKMVELNKLIRELKTILYGNNESEPAAEACAQLTQEFFSENTFRLLIICLPKLDLEGRKDATQVVANLQRQRVRSRLIASDYLEDNLDLMDHLISGYEDQGVALHYGTMLRECIRHQSVARYVLNSKCMKKFFDYIQLLNFDVAADAIATFKELLTRHKSTVAEFLSRNYNWFFAEFNSKLLESTNYVTRRQAVKLLGDILLERSNSSVMVHYVSSKDNLRISMNLLREPSKNIQIDAFHVFKLFAANKNKPPGIANIFVANRSKILRFFSDFKIDREDEQFEADKAQVIREIAQVECKDCDLANERLLKTY